Proteins from a single region of Candidatus Bathyarchaeota archaeon:
- a CDS encoding rubrerythrin family protein, whose product MNFVGSQTEKNLLAAFAGESQARNRYTFFASVAKKQGFEQIAGIFEETAANEKEHAELFFKHLKGGIVEIQASYPAGIIAQTAENLKAAAEGEKLEWGTLYPNFAEVAEKEGFADVANTFRMVAQVEAYHERRFNKLLANVQNGKVFKKDAPIKWKCRNCGYVFEGAEVPDKCPTCAHPQAYFEVWMENY is encoded by the coding sequence ATGAATTTTGTTGGAAGCCAAACAGAAAAGAATCTACTAGCAGCTTTTGCTGGCGAATCACAAGCAAGAAACCGCTACACATTCTTTGCTAGCGTAGCTAAAAAGCAGGGTTTTGAGCAGATAGCGGGGATTTTTGAGGAGACCGCGGCGAATGAGAAGGAGCATGCGGAACTATTCTTTAAACACCTCAAAGGCGGCATTGTAGAAATCCAAGCGTCTTACCCTGCGGGCATAATTGCGCAGACGGCTGAGAACTTGAAGGCGGCTGCTGAAGGCGAAAAACTTGAGTGGGGTACACTCTACCCGAATTTTGCTGAGGTTGCAGAGAAAGAGGGCTTTGCAGACGTTGCTAACACTTTTAGAATGGTTGCTCAAGTGGAAGCCTACCATGAACGCAGATTCAACAAGTTACTGGCGAACGTGCAAAACGGCAAGGTGTTCAAGAAGGATGCGCCGATTAAGTGGAAATGCAGAAACTGCGGCTACGTTTTCGAAGGAGCAGAAGTGCCCGACAAATGCCCAACATGCGCTCACCCACAGGCGTACTTTGAAGTCTGGATGGAAAACTACTAA
- a CDS encoding NDP-sugar synthase — protein sequence MSNDYAPLVGDNYAPEKLRVIIPVGGKATRLLPLTAETSKACLRLLNRPLVEYSLLTLASQGIRNFIFGVKGYTNYRDIYDYFESGYGFSVRYNIKPRVHIKYQPNVEDLGSADSAHINMEYFDLKNPVFAVQGDNIFDLKIKNLIDFHQEKESCLTIVLREVENVEGLGIADIDKDSRIKRFVEKPLPKEAPSKLANTGLYVLSPEIRKIFKEKGVQQLIKEKNRLDFGYDFIPYVIQTGRPVYGYTLKGSWFDVGTPSNYLEAMKNLLNGRFSALSDFGGRLNEAQPIWVQGESNDSEKRRSEIVRKIKQKRITLKGSVLIGRHCQIEDGARITNSCIDNFTRIGRNAVVSNSAVMDRVIIGDGAEVSDSIIGRHVAVKSSANKPTIIRGVSVVADDVLIEEGCVLNATKVYPHQKVRGVFENQTIIAN from the coding sequence TTGAGCAACGATTACGCACCCTTAGTTGGAGATAATTATGCACCTGAAAAACTACGAGTAATCATCCCTGTAGGCGGAAAAGCCACGCGACTTCTGCCCTTAACAGCAGAAACAAGCAAAGCTTGCCTCCGCTTGCTCAACAGGCCACTGGTTGAATACTCGCTTTTAACGCTTGCTAGTCAGGGCATACGCAACTTTATCTTTGGAGTAAAAGGCTACACCAACTACCGAGACATTTACGACTATTTCGAATCAGGCTACGGCTTTAGCGTACGCTACAACATCAAACCACGTGTCCACATAAAATACCAGCCGAACGTTGAGGACTTGGGAAGCGCTGATTCAGCCCACATCAACATGGAGTACTTCGACCTCAAAAACCCCGTTTTCGCCGTTCAAGGCGACAACATCTTCGACCTAAAAATAAAAAACCTAATTGACTTTCACCAAGAAAAAGAGTCCTGCTTAACCATCGTTCTGCGAGAAGTAGAAAACGTTGAAGGTTTAGGCATAGCAGACATTGACAAAGACAGCCGCATAAAACGCTTTGTCGAAAAACCCTTGCCTAAAGAAGCGCCAAGCAAACTGGCAAACACTGGGCTCTATGTGCTGTCGCCTGAAATTAGAAAGATTTTCAAAGAAAAAGGCGTTCAACAACTCATCAAAGAAAAAAATCGCTTAGACTTCGGCTACGATTTCATTCCATACGTGATTCAGACTGGACGCCCAGTGTATGGATACACTCTCAAGGGCAGCTGGTTTGACGTTGGCACGCCAAGCAATTATTTGGAGGCTATGAAGAACCTGTTGAATGGTCGTTTTTCAGCGCTCAGCGACTTTGGCGGTCGCCTAAACGAGGCACAGCCGATATGGGTACAAGGTGAAAGCAACGACTCAGAGAAACGTCGAAGTGAAATTGTGCGCAAAATAAAGCAGAAACGCATCACCCTCAAGGGTTCAGTTCTGATTGGTCGGCACTGCCAAATTGAGGACGGCGCAAGAATCACTAACTCCTGCATCGACAACTTTACACGAATCGGCAGAAACGCGGTTGTTTCGAATTCAGCGGTGATGGATAGGGTGATTATTGGGGATGGCGCTGAAGTGTCTGATAGCATTATCGGGCGACATGTTGCAGTGAAATCAAGCGCTAACAAACCAACGATAATTAGAGGAGTTTCTGTGGTTGCAGACGATGTTTTAATAGAAGAGGGGTGCGTACTCAACGCTACAAAAGTTTATCCGCACCAAAAAGTCAGGGGAGTTTTTGAAAACCAAACCATAATCGCAAATTAA
- a CDS encoding FxLYD domain-containing protein, with protein MIKKAVYLLLILTMLVTSAQLVPNALSQPENVKVVSYSYYIDSLGYLTVVGEIENTGTSIISRVIIAGLVTTADGSQLESSAQAWVRNLIPQQKAPFYMEFLSQNSGIWSGISDIELQVVMADPTTNYLYPDLQVTSNKAIIGTSSEDKGVYWVTGTIQNTGTQVAKNVRVIGTFYNSSGAVVAVGGYTSETVTTQLSPQAKVDFKFGAFDMNQSIVPQESKISTYSLLLQVDEPILQGTAPPITPTAPSNPAITDSTESTNNSAPEWAYIVVIAIVIAAIATTVLKLKKRSSPKASKNKSVKPKKPNRLSRT; from the coding sequence GTGATAAAGAAAGCAGTTTATCTCTTGTTGATATTAACAATGCTAGTAACCAGCGCACAGTTGGTTCCAAACGCACTAAGTCAACCCGAGAATGTAAAGGTTGTAAGCTACAGCTATTATATCGATTCACTAGGTTACCTAACAGTAGTCGGAGAAATTGAGAATACTGGAACTTCTATTATAAGCCGAGTGATTATAGCTGGTTTAGTCACCACAGCAGATGGGAGCCAATTAGAATCAAGCGCTCAAGCTTGGGTTAGAAACCTAATTCCACAACAGAAGGCACCTTTCTACATGGAGTTTTTGTCACAAAATAGTGGTATATGGTCAGGAATTTCAGACATTGAACTTCAAGTCGTCATGGCTGATCCAACAACAAATTATCTCTACCCTGACTTGCAAGTCACGTCAAACAAAGCAATAATCGGCACTAGTTCAGAGGATAAAGGCGTGTACTGGGTCACTGGCACCATCCAAAACACAGGCACTCAGGTAGCTAAAAACGTCAGGGTCATAGGAACATTCTATAACTCTTCAGGTGCCGTGGTTGCAGTAGGAGGGTACACCAGTGAAACAGTTACTACTCAGCTATCTCCTCAAGCAAAGGTTGACTTTAAATTCGGCGCCTTTGATATGAACCAATCAATTGTACCTCAAGAATCTAAAATTTCGACCTATTCACTACTGTTACAAGTAGATGAACCAATCCTCCAAGGAACCGCACCCCCAATCACCCCAACAGCACCGTCCAATCCCGCAATCACCGACTCCACGGAAAGTACAAATAATTCAGCGCCAGAATGGGCTTACATCGTAGTGATAGCAATAGTCATTGCCGCAATTGCTACAACAGTTCTCAAGTTGAAAAAGCGGTCTTCTCCGAAAGCAAGCAAGAATAAATCAGTCAAACCAAAGAAGCCCAATCGCTTGAGCAGGACGTAA
- a CDS encoding YbaN family protein, with protein MQPSSHTQAKSSKKQQVKRTLLIIAGTICLALGVIGIVLPILPTTPFLLLAAACYLRSSERLHKWLLNNRWCGEYIKNYQQGKGVPLKTKIAALTILWVTILYSTFFVVHEILIAQIVLLAVAVGVSVHLIRMPTFKCQREKSLVC; from the coding sequence ATGCAACCTTCTAGCCATACTCAAGCCAAATCAAGCAAAAAACAGCAAGTAAAAAGGACTCTGCTGATTATTGCAGGAACCATTTGCTTGGCACTAGGAGTCATAGGGATAGTTTTACCGATTTTACCGACCACGCCGTTTCTTTTGCTTGCCGCAGCTTGCTATCTCCGCAGTTCTGAACGCCTGCACAAGTGGCTGCTAAACAATAGGTGGTGCGGGGAATACATTAAAAACTACCAGCAGGGAAAAGGCGTCCCTCTTAAAACAAAAATTGCAGCCTTAACGATTCTTTGGGTAACAATATTGTATTCAACATTTTTTGTCGTACATGAAATTCTGATTGCTCAAATAGTGCTTTTAGCTGTGGCTGTTGGAGTAAGCGTGCACTTGATTCGAATGCCCACTTTTAAATGTCAAAGAGAAAAATCGCTAGTGTGTTAG